One segment of Pirellulales bacterium DNA contains the following:
- a CDS encoding ECF-type sigma factor produces MNEVTRILSAVEQGDPQAAEQLLPLVYNELRKLAAQRLAQEKPGQTLQATALVHDAYLRLVGGDATQHWNSRGHFFAAAAEAMRRILIDKARKKQRLKRGRGFQRVDLDAVEVSVEEPPDDLVALDDALTKLAQKHPDKAALVKLRYFAGLTIDETAHVLGISPSTADRQWTYARAWLYRQVASDAEL; encoded by the coding sequence ATGAACGAAGTCACCCGCATCTTGTCCGCCGTCGAGCAAGGCGATCCACAAGCGGCCGAGCAGCTCTTGCCACTTGTCTACAACGAGCTGCGAAAGCTCGCCGCTCAGCGGCTGGCCCAGGAAAAGCCCGGGCAGACGCTTCAGGCGACAGCGCTCGTCCACGACGCTTATCTGCGCCTGGTCGGCGGAGACGCCACCCAGCACTGGAACAGTCGGGGGCACTTCTTTGCCGCCGCGGCCGAGGCCATGCGGCGGATTCTCATCGACAAGGCGCGCAAAAAGCAGCGGCTGAAACGGGGCCGTGGATTCCAGCGCGTTGATCTCGACGCCGTCGAAGTCTCCGTCGAGGAGCCGCCGGACGACCTCGTCGCGCTGGATGACGCCCTGACGAAACTCGCTCAAAAGCATCCCGACAAAGCAGCGCTGGTCAAACTGCGTTACTTTGCCGGTCTGACGATCGACGAGACCGCTCACGTGTTGGGTATTTCGCCGTCAACCGCCGATCGCCAATGGACTTACGCACGGGCGTGGCTTTACCGCCAAGTGGCCAGCGACGCCGAGCTGTAA